One Myxococcaceae bacterium JPH2 genomic window carries:
- a CDS encoding SDR family oxidoreductase, whose translation MASDSPIDAQAVAIIGMAGRFPGAADLDTFWRNLCQGVESIRPVSDAELEKLGVSAEQRKDPQHVKASAALDGMELFDAGFFGFTPREAELMDPQHRVFLECAWEAMERAGHTPEGFDGPIGVFAGAATNTYLVYNLVSNLDQLSGLDQVQIDVGNGGDFLSTRVAYKLNLRGPSYSIASACSTSLVATHVAVQSLLNEECDMALAGGVSVHVKHPEGYGFVPGGIVSPDGHCRAFDAKADGTVFGSGVGVVVLKRLADAIEDGDHIHAVIKGTAINNDGALKVGYTAPSVEGQSSVISEALGAAGVAPETVGYVEAHGTGTKMGDPIEVRALNKAFKPRSAAAKANPPRIAMGSLKSNIGHLANAAGVSSLIKAVMTLEQKQIPPSLHFEQPSPEIDFAGGPFYVNTTLKDWPAPAKHPRRAGVSSFGVGGTNGHVVLEEAPARPASSPSRPSQLVVLSAKTPAALEAATRNLATHLKANPSVSLPDAAWTLQVGRQPMTQRRVLLCRDRDDAVAALEATDSQRLWTQAAAVQDRPVAFLFPGQGSQYVGMARGLYASEPVFREHLDTCAKELQPHLGLDLRTVLFPEPAREDEARTQLGQTSLTQPALFAVEYALAKLWMSWGVKPVAMLGHSIGEYVAACLAGVFELKDALALVAARGRLMQSMPSGAMLSARLTEDALKPLMGPTLSVAAVNAPGFTVVAGPTPAVDSLQAVLETQGVDVSRLHTSHAFHSAMMDPILAAFTERVRQVKLSAPKLPFLSNVTGTWIDAAQATDPGYWATHLRQAVRFAAGLQELARKWPQAALLEVGPSNVLATLARQQPDAEGRVVLSAMRHPREQTEDLSVLLGTAGRLWLQGVSVDWKGFSAHEERRRVPLPAYPFERQRYWVDARPLGAGGAARPAEAPSLAKKADLADWFYTASWKRAPLSRGAKASTTGRGWLVFADGAGVAEALAPMLSGGAVTRVVPGPTFARRADGLYAIAPERPEDYAALLRALKDEGRDFDGVMHLWGVTKEAPALATTLAVGFHSQLFLARALGEAGRSEPLAWWVVASEAARVESADRLSADKALLMGPGRVLAQEYPHFTCHFVDVVASDAGVVARQLAAELAASSSDAVVAWRGRQRWVQTFEPLRLEGTSAPVLRDSGVYLITDGLGGIGHALAAELARTHRAKLALVEAPDFPAKEQWAAWVKERGADDAVSLRIRSAQRLEESGAEVAVFPADLANEERMRAVVEGVRARFGKLDGVIHAAGGMQGATLGIIAETSPTECEWHFRPQVHGVRVLEKVLPARGLDFCLLVSSLSSVLGGLGQVAQAAASSFMDAFAEQRSETAEYPWLSVDWDAWQFADARAMAELSPVLAQFAIQPAEGVEATRRVLAHVEGGRVAVSTADLAARRIQRPRPTQAQGAAARASGQKKHPRPALVTAHVAPRNELEKTVAAVWEQVLGIDGIGVNDNFFELGGHSLLATQLRNHIHAALKVDLSLRGLFETPTVAGIAQRVEAELAKRATTKEKPIAERLRTAFPTERPALMTEYLQQHIAEGLRIPVAQLPADGSLKQYDLHRLGAELEYSLRQDFKFQLYPHEVQANPSIPALSKYLLVEMDRQADPLRFAQNRPLADYPLKPYRKRGSGEQSGSGRKNPPMVFVHSSPRAGSTLFRVMLAGHPQLFCPPEVNLLFFETMRQWKENIGFGSEMEWTTGGLQWAFMELQGLDSTAGAALVDKLVADNVSSKEVFGQLQALAGSRLLVDKTPTYAMEAETLWRAEEMFDRPKYIYLYRHPYPVMESVLRMRFDRLFAQGLFGTQDVDPYVVAETVWALSNRNLLQFFDRIDRERCHWVRYEDLVADPTKVMTGVCNFLGLPFDERMVQPYDGKKERMMGGLGDPNILQHQGIEKNLGDSWKRIKWPRGLDATTHEVIARLGYPMEGAMAAPAPSAAAKPKQAGKATTAAEAAKLLENLDQLSDEQVAELLAVLEAEGGADGGDASGGQEVA comes from the coding sequence ATGGCATCCGACTCCCCCATTGACGCGCAGGCAGTCGCCATCATCGGCATGGCGGGCCGCTTCCCCGGCGCCGCCGACCTGGACACGTTCTGGCGCAACCTCTGCCAGGGCGTGGAGTCCATCCGCCCCGTGAGCGACGCCGAGCTGGAGAAGCTCGGGGTCAGCGCGGAGCAGCGGAAGGACCCGCAGCACGTGAAGGCCTCCGCGGCGCTGGACGGCATGGAGCTGTTCGACGCCGGCTTCTTCGGCTTCACGCCGCGCGAGGCGGAGCTGATGGATCCGCAGCACCGCGTCTTCCTGGAGTGCGCCTGGGAGGCGATGGAGCGCGCGGGCCACACGCCGGAGGGCTTCGACGGGCCCATCGGCGTGTTCGCGGGAGCGGCCACCAACACGTACCTCGTCTACAACCTCGTCTCGAACCTGGACCAGCTCAGCGGGTTGGATCAGGTGCAGATCGACGTGGGCAACGGCGGTGACTTCCTCAGCACCCGCGTGGCCTACAAGCTGAACCTGCGCGGGCCCAGCTACTCCATCGCGAGCGCGTGCTCCACGTCCCTGGTGGCCACCCACGTGGCCGTCCAGAGCCTCCTCAACGAGGAGTGCGACATGGCGCTGGCGGGCGGCGTGTCCGTGCACGTGAAGCACCCGGAGGGCTACGGCTTCGTCCCCGGTGGCATCGTGTCTCCGGACGGGCACTGCCGTGCGTTCGACGCGAAGGCGGACGGCACGGTGTTCGGCAGCGGCGTGGGCGTGGTGGTGCTCAAGCGGCTGGCGGATGCCATCGAGGACGGTGACCACATCCACGCGGTCATCAAGGGCACGGCCATCAACAACGATGGCGCGCTGAAGGTCGGCTACACGGCCCCCAGCGTGGAGGGACAGTCCTCCGTCATCAGCGAGGCGCTGGGTGCAGCGGGCGTGGCGCCGGAGACCGTGGGCTACGTCGAAGCGCACGGCACGGGCACGAAGATGGGCGACCCCATCGAAGTGCGCGCGCTCAACAAGGCCTTCAAGCCGCGCTCGGCCGCGGCGAAGGCGAACCCGCCGCGCATCGCGATGGGCTCGCTCAAGAGCAACATCGGACACCTGGCCAACGCGGCCGGCGTCTCCAGCCTCATCAAGGCGGTGATGACGCTGGAGCAGAAGCAGATTCCCCCCAGCCTCCACTTCGAGCAGCCCAGCCCGGAAATCGACTTCGCGGGCGGCCCCTTCTACGTCAACACCACCCTGAAGGACTGGCCTGCTCCGGCGAAGCATCCGCGCCGCGCGGGCGTCAGCTCGTTCGGCGTCGGTGGCACCAACGGGCACGTGGTGCTGGAGGAGGCGCCCGCGCGCCCGGCCTCGAGCCCCTCGCGTCCGAGCCAGCTCGTGGTGCTGTCCGCCAAGACGCCCGCGGCGCTGGAGGCGGCCACGCGCAACCTGGCCACGCACCTGAAGGCGAACCCCAGCGTCTCCCTGCCGGACGCGGCCTGGACGCTCCAGGTGGGCCGTCAGCCGATGACGCAGCGGCGCGTGCTGCTGTGCCGCGACCGCGACGATGCGGTCGCCGCGCTGGAGGCCACGGACAGCCAGCGACTGTGGACGCAGGCCGCCGCGGTGCAAGACCGCCCGGTCGCGTTCCTCTTCCCCGGCCAGGGTTCGCAGTACGTCGGCATGGCGCGCGGCCTGTATGCGTCCGAGCCGGTGTTCCGCGAGCACCTGGACACCTGCGCGAAAGAGCTTCAGCCGCACCTGGGCCTGGACCTGCGCACCGTGCTCTTCCCCGAGCCCGCGCGAGAGGACGAGGCGCGCACGCAGCTGGGCCAGACGTCGCTGACCCAGCCTGCCCTCTTCGCGGTGGAGTACGCGCTGGCGAAGCTGTGGATGTCGTGGGGCGTGAAGCCTGTCGCGATGCTCGGTCACAGCATCGGCGAGTACGTGGCGGCCTGCCTCGCGGGCGTCTTCGAGCTGAAGGACGCGCTGGCGCTGGTGGCCGCGCGCGGTCGGCTCATGCAGTCCATGCCCTCGGGCGCCATGTTGTCCGCGCGCCTGACGGAGGATGCGCTCAAGCCGCTGATGGGCCCCACGCTGTCGGTGGCCGCCGTCAACGCGCCGGGCTTCACGGTGGTCGCGGGCCCCACGCCCGCGGTGGACTCGCTCCAAGCCGTACTGGAGACGCAGGGCGTGGACGTCTCGCGCCTGCACACCTCGCACGCGTTCCACTCCGCGATGATGGACCCCATCCTCGCGGCGTTCACCGAGCGGGTGCGGCAGGTGAAGCTGTCCGCGCCCAAGCTGCCCTTCCTGTCCAACGTGACGGGGACGTGGATCGACGCCGCGCAGGCGACGGACCCGGGCTACTGGGCCACGCACCTGCGGCAGGCGGTGCGCTTCGCCGCGGGCCTGCAGGAGCTGGCGCGCAAGTGGCCCCAGGCCGCGCTGCTGGAGGTGGGCCCGAGCAACGTGCTCGCCACGCTCGCCCGGCAGCAGCCGGACGCAGAGGGCCGCGTGGTGCTCAGCGCCATGCGCCACCCGCGTGAGCAGACGGAAGACCTCTCCGTGCTGCTGGGCACCGCGGGGCGGCTGTGGCTCCAGGGCGTGTCGGTGGATTGGAAGGGCTTCAGCGCGCACGAGGAGCGCCGTCGCGTGCCGCTGCCCGCCTACCCCTTCGAGCGGCAGCGCTACTGGGTGGATGCCCGTCCGCTGGGTGCTGGGGGCGCGGCGCGTCCCGCCGAGGCGCCTTCGCTGGCGAAGAAGGCGGACCTGGCGGACTGGTTCTACACGGCGTCGTGGAAGCGCGCGCCGCTGTCGCGCGGCGCGAAGGCGAGCACCACGGGACGCGGCTGGCTCGTCTTCGCGGACGGCGCGGGCGTGGCCGAGGCGCTGGCCCCGATGCTGTCCGGTGGCGCGGTGACGCGCGTGGTTCCGGGCCCAACGTTCGCGCGCCGCGCGGACGGGCTCTATGCCATCGCCCCCGAGCGGCCGGAGGACTACGCCGCGCTGCTGCGCGCCCTGAAGGACGAGGGCCGTGACTTCGACGGCGTGATGCACCTCTGGGGCGTGACGAAGGAGGCCCCCGCGCTGGCGACGACGCTGGCGGTGGGCTTCCACAGCCAGCTCTTCCTCGCGCGCGCCCTGGGCGAGGCGGGCCGCAGCGAGCCGCTCGCGTGGTGGGTGGTGGCGAGTGAGGCCGCCCGCGTGGAGAGCGCGGACCGACTGTCCGCGGACAAGGCCCTGCTCATGGGCCCCGGCCGCGTGCTGGCCCAGGAGTATCCGCACTTCACCTGCCACTTCGTGGACGTGGTGGCCTCGGATGCGGGCGTGGTGGCGCGGCAGCTCGCGGCGGAGCTGGCGGCTTCGTCCTCCGACGCCGTCGTCGCGTGGCGCGGCCGTCAGCGCTGGGTGCAGACGTTCGAGCCGCTGCGGCTCGAAGGCACCTCTGCGCCCGTGCTGCGGGACTCGGGCGTGTACCTCATCACGGATGGCCTGGGAGGCATTGGACATGCGCTCGCGGCGGAGCTGGCGCGCACGCACCGCGCGAAGCTCGCGCTGGTAGAGGCGCCGGACTTCCCCGCGAAGGAGCAGTGGGCCGCGTGGGTGAAGGAGCGCGGCGCGGACGACGCGGTGAGCCTGCGCATCCGCAGCGCGCAGCGCTTGGAGGAGTCCGGGGCCGAAGTGGCGGTGTTCCCCGCGGACCTCGCGAACGAGGAGCGGATGCGCGCCGTGGTGGAGGGCGTGCGTGCGCGGTTCGGGAAGCTCGATGGCGTCATCCACGCGGCGGGCGGCATGCAGGGCGCCACGCTGGGCATCATCGCGGAGACGAGCCCCACCGAGTGCGAGTGGCACTTCCGCCCGCAGGTCCACGGCGTGCGCGTGCTGGAGAAGGTGCTGCCCGCGCGCGGCCTGGACTTCTGTCTGCTCGTGTCCTCGCTGTCCTCGGTGCTGGGTGGCCTGGGGCAGGTGGCGCAAGCCGCGGCCAGCTCGTTCATGGACGCCTTCGCCGAGCAGCGCTCGGAGACGGCCGAGTACCCGTGGCTGAGCGTGGACTGGGACGCGTGGCAGTTCGCGGACGCGCGCGCCATGGCCGAGCTGAGCCCGGTGCTCGCACAGTTCGCCATCCAGCCCGCCGAGGGCGTGGAGGCCACGCGTCGCGTGCTGGCCCATGTCGAGGGCGGGCGCGTCGCGGTCTCCACCGCGGACCTCGCCGCGCGTCGCATCCAGCGCCCGCGTCCCACGCAGGCGCAGGGCGCGGCGGCTCGGGCTTCGGGACAGAAGAAGCACCCACGCCCCGCGCTCGTCACCGCGCATGTGGCGCCGCGCAACGAGTTGGAGAAGACGGTCGCCGCGGTGTGGGAGCAGGTGCTGGGAATCGACGGCATCGGCGTCAACGACAACTTCTTCGAGCTGGGCGGCCACTCGCTGCTGGCCACGCAGCTTCGCAATCACATCCACGCGGCACTGAAGGTGGACCTGTCGCTGCGCGGCCTGTTCGAGACGCCCACGGTGGCGGGCATCGCGCAGCGCGTGGAGGCGGAGCTGGCGAAGCGCGCCACCACGAAGGAGAAGCCCATCGCGGAGCGGCTGCGCACGGCCTTCCCCACCGAGCGCCCGGCGCTCATGACGGAGTACCTGCAGCAGCACATCGCCGAGGGCCTGCGCATCCCCGTCGCGCAGCTCCCCGCCGATGGGAGCCTGAAGCAGTACGACCTGCACCGGCTGGGCGCGGAGCTGGAGTACAGCCTGCGCCAGGACTTCAAGTTCCAGCTCTACCCGCACGAGGTGCAGGCCAACCCGTCCATCCCCGCGCTGTCCAAGTACCTGCTGGTGGAGATGGACCGTCAGGCGGATCCGCTCCGCTTCGCGCAGAACCGGCCGCTGGCGGACTACCCGCTCAAGCCCTACCGCAAGCGCGGCTCGGGTGAGCAGAGCGGCTCGGGGCGCAAGAACCCGCCCATGGTGTTCGTGCACTCCAGCCCGCGCGCCGGCTCCACCCTCTTCCGCGTCATGCTGGCCGGACACCCGCAGTTGTTCTGCCCGCCCGAAGTGAACCTGCTGTTCTTCGAGACCATGCGGCAGTGGAAGGAGAACATCGGCTTCGGCAGCGAGATGGAGTGGACCACGGGCGGTCTGCAGTGGGCCTTCATGGAGCTGCAGGGCCTGGACTCCACCGCGGGCGCGGCGCTGGTGGACAAGCTGGTGGCGGACAACGTGTCGTCGAAGGAGGTCTTCGGACAGCTCCAGGCGCTCGCGGGCTCGCGGCTGCTCGTGGACAAGACGCCCACGTACGCCATGGAGGCCGAGACGCTGTGGCGGGCCGAGGAGATGTTCGACCGGCCCAAGTACATCTACCTCTACCGGCACCCGTACCCGGTGATGGAGTCGGTGCTGCGCATGCGCTTCGACCGGCTCTTCGCGCAGGGACTCTTCGGCACGCAGGACGTGGACCCCTACGTGGTCGCCGAGACAGTGTGGGCGCTGTCCAACCGCAACCTGCTCCAGTTCTTCGATCGCATCGACCGCGAGCGCTGCCACTGGGTGCGCTACGAGGACCTGGTCGCGGATCCGACCAAGGTGATGACGGGCGTCTGCAACTTCCTGGGGCTGCCCTTCGACGAGCGCATGGTCCAGCCGTACGACGGCAAGAAGGAGCGCATGATGGGCGGCCTGGGGGATCCCAACATCCTCCAGCACCAGGGCATCGAGAAGAACCTCGGTGACTCGTGGAAGCGCATCAAGTGGCCGCGCGGACTGGACGCCACCACGCACGAGGTCATCGCGCGCCTGGGCTATCCGATGGAGGGCGCGATGGCGGCTCCCGCGCCCAGCGCCGCGGCGAAGCCGAAGCAGGCCGGGAAGGCCACCACCGCGGCGGAGGCGGCGAAGCTGCTCGAGAACCTGGATCAGCTCTCCGACGAGCAGGTGGCGGAGCTGCTCGCGGTCCTGGAAGCCGAGGGTGGCGCGGACGGTGGTGATGCGTCCGGCGGCCAGGAGGTGGCCTGA
- a CDS encoding SDR family NAD(P)-dependent oxidoreductase, producing MTNDTLPEVDGIAVVGLGGRLPGAKTISEFWKNLCGGVETITFFTDEELIAEGVDPAMVRAPNYVKARGVLGDTDMFDAAFFGMNPREAALMDPQHRVFLECAWEAMETAGYSPDRQPGRVGVFGGMSMNTYLLSNLYSHLAHVASVESLQASIGNDKDSLTTEVAYRMNLKGPAVTVQSSSSTSLTCIHYACQSLLAYECDMALAGGVSIHFPEKAGYLYYEGGTTAPDGHCHTFDEKAAGFVAGHGAAVVVLKRLEDALKDGDTIYAVVRGSAVNNDGSHKVSYMAPSVEGQAEVIALAQAVAGVEPESIGYVEAHGTATVVGDPIEVTALTQAFRAGTDKKGFCALGSVKSNIGHLDSAAGAVGFIKAALTLHHKLIPPSLNYDTPNPACDFPNSPFFVNTQLRDFPKGETPRRAGITSLGMGGTNAHAVLEEAPPQAATDAPRRGGQLVLLSARTEQSLEAATDRLVAHLRENPDVPLADVAFTLQQGRKRFSKRRAVVARSTAELVEALASREPGRVFTGASENEGRPVMFMFSGQGSQYVDMGRQLYEQEPAFRDEVDACAQKLKAHLGLDLRTVLYPAPEAREAATERLKQTSLTQPALFVVEYALAKLWMSWGVKPHAMVGHSIGEYVAACLAGVFTLDDALALVAARGRLMQSMPTGAMLAVPMTEAEVKPLLSGGLSVAAVNSPSTCVVAGPTAAVDALVEQLTARGVHSTRLHTSHAFHSSMMDPILDAFREAVRKVTRQAPQMPYLSNVTGTWVTSEEATSPDYWARHLRGAVRFADGVAELMKESDAILLEVGPGNTLATLARQHPAKGAQHAILSSLRHPKEQHADVEFVLATLGRLWMEGIEPNWDSFLGGERRRRVALPTSPFERTRHWVEPRKDSGDSARTESASAEQKQPVARWFYLPSWQRTLPPPTGAWSAKKACWWLYLPNTQATGLGAQLAKRLGDAGQDVVTLTPGILTAKVSERHWTVNASDAASHGVLLDNLSAMGLAPDHVLHLWSTQPGPEHGAAALEPALDKGFHGLLFLAQALGRQPGTRPVSLVAVTHRMQALGDERPSPEQATVLGPCLVIPQEYAHLSAKAVDVSVPMAGSWQEGALAEALLSECATPSRQENVLAYRGGARWAQTYEPVPAEQARPAQLPLRTGGVYLLLGGFGTLGFVHAQVLARKVGAKLVLASRTALPERATWDAHLASHGATDAVSRRIQQVRELEALGAEVLVVAANASDRAQLQAAVDAAVARFGALHGVVHAAGDVGQALFRAIPDTRPEDVRATFQGRVLGVYALEEVLRGRPLDFVLLSSSLAAVLGGLGLASYAAATRFMDAFAARMAHESPVPWMSVGWDAWRFESGAEGATSNPFGSLAITPAEGAEAFEHLLQLGAVSQVAVSTSSLKARAQKWARPADSAKAEAVVQKEATLGQEKTPRPALQNAYVAPRDSLEADIARLWETTLGLAQVGVHDNFFELGGNSLVGVKLIARVREEFGVALPAVTLYEGPTVGALAKLLKEAKGTSDEESSPEPTEALSRGERRRARRAQRQDDTTPDEER from the coding sequence ATGACCAATGACACGCTTCCCGAGGTGGACGGCATCGCCGTCGTAGGTCTGGGTGGCCGCCTTCCCGGCGCGAAGACCATCTCTGAGTTCTGGAAGAACCTGTGCGGAGGGGTGGAGACCATCACCTTCTTCACGGACGAGGAGCTCATCGCGGAAGGCGTGGACCCGGCGATGGTGCGCGCGCCCAACTACGTGAAGGCGCGCGGCGTGCTCGGCGACACCGACATGTTCGACGCGGCGTTCTTCGGCATGAACCCGCGCGAGGCGGCGCTGATGGACCCGCAGCACCGCGTCTTCCTGGAGTGCGCGTGGGAGGCGATGGAGACCGCGGGCTACAGCCCGGACCGGCAGCCGGGCCGGGTGGGCGTGTTCGGCGGCATGAGCATGAACACGTACCTGCTCTCCAACCTGTACTCGCACCTGGCGCACGTCGCGTCGGTGGAGAGCCTCCAGGCGTCCATCGGCAACGACAAGGACAGCCTCACCACGGAGGTGGCCTACCGGATGAATCTGAAGGGCCCCGCCGTGACGGTGCAGTCGTCATCGTCCACGTCGCTCACGTGCATCCACTACGCCTGCCAGAGCCTGCTCGCCTACGAGTGCGACATGGCGCTAGCTGGCGGCGTGTCCATCCACTTCCCCGAGAAGGCGGGCTACCTGTACTACGAGGGTGGCACCACCGCGCCGGACGGGCACTGCCACACGTTCGATGAGAAGGCGGCGGGCTTCGTCGCGGGACACGGCGCGGCGGTCGTCGTGCTCAAGCGGCTGGAGGACGCGCTGAAGGACGGCGACACCATCTACGCGGTGGTGCGCGGCTCGGCGGTCAACAACGACGGCTCGCACAAGGTCAGCTACATGGCCCCCAGCGTCGAGGGGCAGGCCGAAGTGATTGCGCTCGCGCAGGCGGTGGCCGGCGTGGAGCCCGAGTCCATCGGCTACGTGGAGGCGCACGGCACCGCGACCGTGGTGGGCGACCCCATCGAGGTGACGGCGCTCACGCAGGCGTTCCGCGCGGGCACGGACAAGAAGGGCTTCTGTGCGCTCGGCTCGGTGAAGAGCAACATCGGCCACCTGGACTCGGCGGCCGGCGCGGTGGGCTTCATCAAGGCGGCGCTCACGCTACACCACAAGCTGATCCCCCCCAGCCTCAACTACGACACGCCCAACCCGGCGTGTGACTTCCCCAACAGCCCCTTCTTCGTGAACACGCAGCTGCGCGACTTCCCCAAGGGAGAGACGCCGCGCCGCGCGGGCATCACCTCGCTGGGCATGGGCGGCACCAACGCGCACGCCGTGCTGGAGGAGGCCCCGCCGCAGGCCGCCACGGACGCGCCGCGCCGCGGAGGACAGCTCGTGCTGCTGTCGGCGCGCACGGAGCAGTCGCTGGAGGCCGCCACGGACCGGCTGGTCGCGCACCTGCGCGAGAACCCGGACGTGCCGCTCGCGGACGTCGCGTTCACGCTGCAGCAGGGGCGCAAGCGCTTCTCCAAGCGCCGCGCGGTGGTGGCGCGCAGCACCGCGGAGCTGGTGGAGGCGCTGGCCTCGCGCGAGCCCGGCCGCGTCTTCACGGGCGCCTCGGAGAACGAGGGGCGCCCGGTGATGTTCATGTTCAGCGGGCAGGGCTCGCAGTACGTGGACATGGGCCGCCAGCTCTACGAGCAGGAGCCCGCCTTCCGTGACGAGGTGGACGCGTGCGCGCAGAAGCTCAAGGCGCACCTGGGTCTGGACCTGCGCACGGTGCTCTACCCCGCCCCGGAGGCGCGCGAGGCGGCCACGGAGCGGCTCAAGCAGACGTCGCTCACGCAGCCCGCGCTCTTCGTCGTGGAGTACGCGCTCGCGAAGCTGTGGATGTCGTGGGGCGTGAAGCCGCACGCGATGGTGGGCCACAGCATCGGCGAGTACGTGGCCGCGTGCCTGGCGGGCGTGTTCACGCTGGATGACGCGCTGGCGCTGGTGGCCGCGCGCGGCCGGCTCATGCAGTCCATGCCCACGGGCGCCATGCTCGCGGTGCCGATGACGGAGGCGGAGGTCAAGCCGCTCCTGTCCGGCGGGCTGTCCGTGGCCGCCGTCAACAGCCCCTCCACCTGCGTGGTGGCGGGCCCCACGGCCGCGGTGGATGCGCTCGTGGAGCAGCTCACCGCGCGCGGCGTGCACAGCACGCGGCTGCACACCTCGCACGCGTTCCACTCATCGATGATGGACCCCATCCTCGATGCGTTCCGCGAGGCGGTGCGCAAGGTGACGCGGCAGGCGCCGCAGATGCCGTACCTGTCCAACGTCACCGGTACCTGGGTGACGTCCGAGGAGGCCACGAGCCCCGACTACTGGGCGCGGCACCTGCGCGGCGCGGTGCGCTTCGCGGACGGCGTGGCGGAGCTGATGAAGGAGTCGGACGCCATCCTGCTGGAGGTGGGCCCCGGCAACACGCTGGCCACTCTGGCGCGGCAGCACCCCGCCAAGGGCGCGCAGCACGCCATCCTGTCCTCGCTGCGCCACCCGAAGGAGCAGCACGCGGACGTGGAGTTCGTGCTCGCCACGCTGGGCCGGCTGTGGATGGAGGGCATCGAGCCGAACTGGGACAGCTTCCTCGGCGGCGAGCGCCGTCGTCGCGTGGCGCTGCCCACCTCGCCCTTCGAGCGGACGCGTCACTGGGTGGAGCCGCGCAAGGACTCGGGCGATTCCGCGCGCACCGAGAGCGCCTCCGCCGAGCAGAAGCAGCCCGTGGCCCGTTGGTTCTACCTGCCCTCGTGGCAGCGCACCCTGCCGCCCCCCACGGGCGCATGGAGCGCGAAGAAGGCGTGCTGGTGGCTGTACCTGCCGAACACCCAGGCCACGGGCCTGGGCGCGCAGCTCGCGAAGCGGCTGGGGGATGCGGGGCAGGACGTCGTCACGCTCACACCCGGCATCCTCACCGCGAAGGTGTCCGAGCGGCACTGGACCGTGAACGCCTCCGACGCCGCGAGCCACGGCGTGCTGCTGGACAACCTCTCGGCGATGGGGCTCGCGCCAGACCACGTGCTGCACCTGTGGAGCACGCAGCCGGGTCCGGAGCACGGCGCCGCGGCGCTGGAGCCCGCGCTGGACAAGGGCTTCCACGGACTGCTGTTCCTCGCGCAGGCGCTGGGACGTCAGCCGGGCACGCGGCCCGTGTCGCTCGTGGCCGTCACGCACCGCATGCAGGCGCTGGGCGATGAGCGCCCCAGCCCCGAGCAGGCGACGGTGCTGGGCCCGTGCCTCGTGATTCCCCAGGAGTATGCGCACCTGTCCGCCAAGGCCGTGGACGTGAGCGTGCCCATGGCGGGGAGCTGGCAGGAGGGCGCGCTCGCGGAGGCACTGCTGTCCGAGTGCGCGACGCCGTCTCGCCAGGAGAACGTGCTCGCCTACCGAGGCGGTGCGCGGTGGGCGCAGACGTACGAGCCCGTCCCGGCCGAGCAGGCCCGTCCCGCCCAGCTCCCGCTGCGCACGGGCGGCGTGTACCTGCTGCTCGGCGGCTTCGGCACGCTGGGCTTCGTGCACGCGCAGGTGCTGGCGCGCAAGGTGGGCGCGAAGCTGGTGCTCGCCAGCCGCACGGCACTGCCCGAGCGCGCCACGTGGGACGCGCACCTCGCCTCGCACGGCGCGACGGACGCGGTGAGCCGCCGCATCCAGCAGGTGCGCGAGCTGGAGGCGCTCGGCGCCGAGGTCCTGGTGGTCGCGGCCAACGCGTCCGACCGGGCGCAGCTCCAGGCGGCGGTGGACGCGGCGGTGGCTCGCTTCGGCGCGCTGCACGGCGTGGTGCACGCGGCCGGTGACGTGGGGCAGGCGCTGTTCCGGGCCATCCCGGACACGCGCCCCGAGGACGTGCGCGCGACCTTCCAGGGCCGCGTGCTCGGCGTGTACGCGCTGGAGGAGGTGCTGCGCGGCCGTCCGCTCGACTTCGTCCTCTTGTCCTCGTCGCTCGCGGCGGTGCTGGGCGGGCTGGGGCTGGCGTCGTACGCGGCGGCCACCCGGTTCATGGACGCCTTCGCGGCGCGCATGGCGCACGAGTCGCCGGTGCCGTGGATGAGCGTGGGCTGGGACGCGTGGCGCTTCGAGTCGGGTGCGGAGGGCGCGACCTCCAACCCGTTCGGCTCGCTGGCGATTACCCCCGCCGAGGGCGCGGAGGCGTTCGAGCACCTGCTCCAGTTGGGCGCGGTGTCGCAGGTCGCCGTGTCCACCAGCAGCCTGAAGGCGCGCGCGCAGAAGTGGGCCCGGCCCGCGGACAGCGCGAAGGCGGAGGCCGTGGTGCAGAAGGAGGCCACGCTGGGCCAGGAGAAGACGCCTCGGCCGGCGCTCCAGAACGCCTACGTGGCGCCGCGCGACTCGCTGGAGGCGGACATCGCCCGCCTCTGGGAGACGACGCTGGGGCTCGCGCAGGTGGGCGTCCACGACAACTTCTTCGAGCTGGGGGGCAACTCGCTGGTGGGCGTGAAGCTCATCGCCCGCGTGCGCGAGGAGTTCGGCGTCGCGCTGCCCGCCGTCACCCTCTACGAAGGCCCCACGGTGGGCGCGCTGGCCAAGCTGCTCAAGGAGGCCAAGGGGACTTCCGACGAGGAGTCCAGCCCTGAGCCCACCGAGGCGCTCAGCCGAGGCGAGCGCCGCCGCGCGCGCCGCGCCCAGCGCCAGGACGACACGACCCCGGACGAAGAGCGCTGA